In Aestuariibaculum lutulentum, one DNA window encodes the following:
- a CDS encoding DUF2480 family protein encodes MADEIINRVANSKLVTIDLEDYYPKGPRIVFDIKDWLFEGFVLREKDFRDQVAAHNWSQYENCYVALTCSSDAIIPGWAFMLISLHLEPFAKHIVIGSLEDLETSVYQNIINNLEVSEYADKPIIIKGCSKKPVPQNAYIMLASKLKPIAKSIMYGEACSSVPLYKNK; translated from the coding sequence ATGGCAGATGAGATTATAAATCGCGTAGCGAACAGCAAACTGGTAACCATTGACCTTGAAGACTACTATCCAAAAGGGCCACGTATCGTTTTCGATATAAAAGACTGGCTTTTTGAAGGCTTTGTACTTCGTGAAAAAGATTTTAGAGATCAGGTTGCTGCACATAACTGGTCGCAATACGAAAACTGTTATGTGGCTTTAACCTGCAGTAGCGACGCTATTATTCCGGGTTGGGCTTTTATGCTTATCAGTTTACATTTAGAGCCTTTCGCTAAACATATTGTTATTGGTTCGTTAGAAGATTTAGAAACCAGTGTTTACCAAAACATCATCAATAATTTAGAGGTAAGTGAATACGCTGATAAGCCGATTATCATTAAAGGCTGTTCTAAAAAACCAGTACCACAAAATGCCTATATCATGCTGGCTTCAAAATTAAAACCTATTGCAAAGTCTATTATGTATGGTGAGGCCTGTTCTTCGGTTCCACTTTATAAAAACAAATAA
- the hflX gene encoding GTPase HflX yields the protein MLEKKDINLEKAVLIGIVTKDQDEAKSKEYLDELEFLTYTAGGEVVKRFTQKMDMPNSKTFIGTGKIEDVKEFIEENDIGTAIFDDELSAAQERNISKILNCKVLDRTNLILDIFAQRAQTSYARTQVELAQCEYLLPRLRGMWTHLERQKGGIGMRGPGETEIETDRRIVRDKISLLKERIKTIDKQMSVQRGNRGAMVRVALVGYTNVGKSTLMNVISKSEVFAENKLFATLDTTVRKVVIQNLPFLLSDTVGFIRKLPTQLVESFKSTLDEVREADLLLHVVDISHPNFEEHIESVNKILGEIDSVNKPTIMVFNKIDAYKPEPFESDDEFDIERTKRHYSLEEWKKTWMSKMGENALFISAVNKENLEDFKKRVYNEVREIHITRFPYNNFLYPDYDENIDS from the coding sequence ATGTTAGAGAAAAAAGATATAAACTTAGAGAAAGCTGTACTAATTGGTATTGTAACTAAAGATCAGGACGAAGCCAAATCTAAAGAGTATTTAGATGAGCTAGAGTTTTTAACTTATACCGCTGGTGGTGAAGTTGTAAAACGCTTTACCCAGAAAATGGATATGCCAAATTCTAAAACTTTTATTGGTACAGGTAAGATTGAAGATGTTAAAGAGTTTATTGAAGAAAATGATATAGGTACAGCCATTTTTGATGACGAATTATCGGCTGCTCAGGAGCGTAACATTAGTAAAATATTAAATTGCAAGGTATTAGATCGAACCAATTTAATTCTTGATATTTTTGCGCAGCGAGCGCAAACCAGTTATGCCCGTACGCAGGTAGAGTTGGCACAGTGTGAGTATTTATTACCACGTTTAAGAGGTATGTGGACCCACCTTGAGCGTCAAAAAGGGGGTATTGGAATGCGTGGACCTGGTGAAACCGAGATAGAAACCGATAGACGTATTGTTCGTGATAAAATTTCCTTACTTAAAGAACGTATAAAAACCATCGATAAGCAAATGTCTGTGCAACGCGGTAATCGAGGAGCTATGGTACGTGTGGCCCTTGTTGGATATACCAATGTTGGGAAATCGACTTTAATGAATGTAATAAGTAAAAGTGAAGTGTTTGCCGAAAACAAACTGTTCGCCACGCTTGATACGACCGTTAGAAAAGTGGTGATTCAAAATTTACCGTTCTTATTAAGTGATACCGTAGGATTCATTCGTAAGTTACCAACACAGTTGGTAGAGAGTTTTAAAAGTACACTTGATGAGGTTCGTGAAGCCGATTTATTATTACATGTGGTCGATATTTCACATCCTAATTTTGAAGAACATATCGAGTCGGTAAATAAAATTTTAGGAGAGATTGACAGTGTCAATAAGCCTACCATTATGGTGTTTAATAAAATTGATGCCTATAAACCAGAACCATTTGAAAGTGATGATGAGTTTGATATCGAACGCACCAAAAGACACTATTCGCTGGAGGAATGGAAGAAAACCTGGATGAGTAAAATGGGGGAGAATGCCTTATTTATTTCAGCTGTAAATAAAGAAAATTTAGAAGATTTTAAAAAGCGAGTGTATAATGAAGTGCGTGAAATTCATATCACCCGTTTCCCTTATAATAATTTTCTTTACCCTGATTACGACGAAAATATCGATTCCTAA
- a CDS encoding transglycosylase domain-containing protein has product MKLLLKRKWIRWAVIVGVSVVGFFALIYASVFLGVFGKLPTKEDLSSIKQAEATQLLDKDGKLIGKYYIYDRQPLEFEDIPKNIIDALVATEDVRFYEHDGVDNVSLLRVFVKNIILRDKSAGGGSTITLQLAKNLFGRKNYVVFSMLINKFKESIIAKRIEDIYSKNDILTMYLNTVPFPDNTYGIESASRKFFNKPAIDLNYSEAAALIGTLKATSYYNPRLHRDRTKSRRDVVFQQMYKYDYLTEAEADSLTTQELVLNYKSFNHDVGLAPYFRETVKKELKAILDTLKKPDGESYDLYRDGLVVHTTLDSTMQALAETSMTEHLTSLQKAHELSYGKYAPWNTKKVVNAAIKTLPAYKTYKGKGLTDKQIQDSLSVKRKTELFEWRGDTIKNVSTIDSLKHYLKFLNTGMLSIEPQTGAIRTYIGGIDYRFFKYDHVSQSERQVGSTFKPFVYTAAIEDGMKPCTYFSLSAVTYTDFDDWTPTNAGIDEDDDYLNYNLETALSQSVNTIAVKVLNKVGIEKVIEQAAKMGIQKELPEEPSLALGVAEINLNELTGAYASYVNDSKPVKPFAITKITDKNGHVIAEFKPEIAEEQAYSDYTREVMLQIMQSTVNTGTATRLRSSYNLTNDIAGKTGTTQNNKDGWFVGITPKLVTVTWVGNDNHSIGFRTTGIGQGANSALPIFARFYQKLNADSKFNGITKSKFETPSDEVLQDLDCEPEKRDGFIKRLFANKKKERKFKRK; this is encoded by the coding sequence ATGAAATTACTATTAAAGCGAAAGTGGATTAGATGGGCGGTAATAGTAGGTGTTTCGGTTGTTGGCTTTTTTGCACTTATTTATGCGAGTGTATTTTTAGGTGTTTTTGGAAAGTTGCCAACAAAGGAAGATTTAAGTTCTATTAAACAAGCTGAAGCAACGCAGCTACTTGATAAAGATGGTAAGCTTATCGGCAAGTATTACATTTACGATAGGCAACCATTGGAATTTGAAGATATTCCAAAAAATATAATTGATGCCTTAGTAGCTACTGAAGATGTTCGATTTTATGAGCATGACGGTGTCGATAATGTGAGTTTACTGCGTGTATTCGTTAAGAATATTATTCTTCGGGATAAATCTGCAGGCGGGGGGAGTACCATAACCCTTCAATTGGCTAAAAATTTATTCGGAAGGAAAAATTACGTTGTATTTAGTATGCTCATTAATAAGTTTAAGGAGTCTATTATTGCTAAACGTATCGAGGATATTTATTCTAAAAACGATATCCTCACCATGTATTTAAATACGGTACCCTTTCCTGATAATACCTACGGAATTGAAAGTGCTTCACGAAAGTTTTTCAATAAGCCAGCCATTGATTTAAATTATTCTGAAGCAGCTGCGTTAATAGGAACTTTAAAAGCCACCAGTTATTATAATCCAAGATTACATCGAGACCGCACGAAATCGCGCAGAGATGTGGTGTTTCAGCAAATGTATAAGTATGATTATTTAACAGAAGCCGAAGCCGATTCGTTAACTACTCAGGAACTGGTTTTGAATTACAAATCCTTTAATCACGATGTAGGTCTTGCTCCTTATTTCAGAGAAACTGTAAAAAAGGAACTCAAAGCAATATTAGATACATTGAAGAAACCGGATGGTGAATCTTACGACTTGTATCGCGACGGACTGGTGGTTCATACCACTTTAGATTCCACGATGCAGGCTTTGGCAGAAACGTCCATGACAGAACACTTAACCAGTTTACAGAAAGCTCATGAACTATCGTATGGGAAATATGCACCCTGGAACACAAAGAAAGTCGTTAATGCAGCTATAAAAACCTTACCAGCTTATAAAACGTACAAAGGTAAGGGCTTAACCGATAAGCAGATTCAGGATTCTTTATCGGTAAAACGAAAAACCGAATTGTTCGAATGGAGAGGTGACACCATAAAAAATGTTTCAACTATTGATAGTTTAAAACATTACCTGAAATTTTTAAATACAGGTATGCTATCTATTGAGCCACAAACTGGAGCCATTAGAACCTACATTGGTGGTATTGATTACCGATTTTTTAAATACGATCACGTATCGCAAAGTGAGCGTCAGGTAGGGTCAACCTTTAAGCCATTTGTATATACGGCGGCTATTGAAGACGGCATGAAACCGTGCACTTATTTTTCATTATCGGCTGTGACGTACACCGATTTTGACGATTGGACACCAACCAATGCCGGAATTGATGAAGATGACGACTATTTAAACTATAATCTGGAAACAGCGTTAAGTCAGTCGGTTAATACCATTGCCGTTAAAGTGCTGAATAAAGTGGGTATTGAAAAGGTAATTGAGCAGGCTGCTAAAATGGGTATTCAAAAGGAATTACCAGAAGAACCTTCTTTGGCTTTAGGGGTTGCTGAAATTAATCTGAACGAATTAACCGGAGCTTACGCCAGCTATGTAAACGATAGTAAACCAGTAAAACCGTTTGCGATTACAAAAATAACCGATAAAAACGGACATGTTATTGCAGAGTTTAAACCAGAAATAGCCGAAGAACAAGCCTACAGCGATTACACGCGCGAGGTGATGTTACAAATTATGCAATCGACGGTTAATACCGGAACCGCCACTCGTTTGCGTTCAAGTTATAATCTAACAAACGACATTGCCGGTAAAACGGGAACCACGCAAAATAATAAAGATGGTTGGTTTGTTGGCATTACGCCTAAATTGGTTACAGTAACCTGGGTGGGGAACGATAATCATAGCATTGGGTTTCGAACTACAGGGATTGGTCAGGGTGCCAATTCGGCATTGCCGATTTTTGCCAGGTTTTATCAAAAACTAAATGCTGACTCCAAATTTAATGGAATCACTAAATCGAAGTTTGAAACACCTTCAGATGAAGTTTTACAAGACCTGGATTGTGAACCCGAAAAACGAGATGGCTTTATAAAGCGACTATTTGCTAACAAGAAAAAGGAACGTAAGTTTAAGAGGAAGTAA
- a CDS encoding ABC transporter ATP-binding protein, producing MAKRTPKSLKDGGKKTNLKSSFNALTYIPRFFKEIWNVNKKLFLLSAFCRLIGALLPVIVLWVGKLIIDEIIHQIALDVNDYTQLWTYVAIEFALVILSDLISRAISLTDGLLGDEYNIATSVTIIKKTNQINISLLEDSEFYDKLERARTQTTGRVGLMSNVLGQAQSAVSIATLIAGLVYFEPYLILLLILSIIPSFINEVRFSQQEYSLARSWTAERRQLDYLRFIGANDKTAKEIKLFGLTDFIVDRFKNLSEEYYELNRTLAVKRSALGFLFNVLGSLSYYGAYVFIIYRVLSGAISIGELTFLSGSFNRLMKNLQEFFSRFTRISESALYLKDYFDFIDISVASKTEEDMPLPKTIKQGFEFKNVHFSYPGSDHEILKDINFTLKAGEKLAFVGQNGAGKTTLTKLLLRFYEPTSGDILLDGININRFNKAEYQAFFGVIFQDFFRYEFTIKENIAIGDIDELDNQTKIENAAELSLADSVVNELKHGYNQQLGKRFANGQDLSGGQWQKVALARAYMKNAEVMILDEPTSALDAKAESDVFTRFIGLTEGKTSIIISHRFSTVRQADRILVLEDGKVLELGTHEELMRNDNLYAHLFSLQAEGYQ from the coding sequence ATGGCTAAACGCACACCTAAATCATTAAAAGACGGCGGTAAAAAAACAAATTTAAAGTCGTCTTTTAATGCACTTACATACATTCCGAGGTTCTTTAAAGAAATCTGGAATGTCAATAAAAAACTATTCCTGCTCTCGGCATTTTGTCGACTTATTGGCGCACTGCTTCCTGTTATTGTTTTATGGGTTGGTAAATTAATTATCGACGAAATTATACATCAAATTGCTCTTGATGTTAACGACTATACCCAACTTTGGACTTACGTTGCTATTGAATTTGCCTTGGTTATTTTATCCGATTTAATAAGTAGAGCCATTTCGCTAACCGATGGACTATTGGGTGATGAATACAATATTGCTACATCGGTAACCATTATTAAAAAAACGAATCAAATTAATATTAGTTTATTGGAAGATTCTGAATTTTACGATAAGCTGGAACGCGCCAGAACACAAACCACAGGCCGTGTTGGTTTAATGAGTAATGTGCTTGGTCAGGCACAAAGTGCTGTATCAATAGCGACTTTAATCGCCGGATTGGTGTATTTCGAACCATATTTAATTTTACTGTTGATCCTGAGTATTATTCCGTCGTTTATTAACGAAGTGCGTTTTAGCCAACAGGAATACTCTCTGGCCAGAAGCTGGACTGCCGAACGCCGCCAGTTAGACTATTTACGTTTTATTGGCGCCAACGACAAAACCGCTAAAGAAATTAAACTCTTTGGTTTAACCGATTTTATTGTTGATCGTTTTAAAAACCTTTCGGAAGAATATTACGAACTTAACCGAACCTTAGCCGTTAAACGCTCGGCTTTAGGATTTTTATTCAACGTTTTGGGTTCTTTAAGTTATTATGGCGCTTATGTGTTTATTATTTACCGTGTTCTTTCAGGTGCCATTTCTATTGGTGAACTTACCTTCCTATCAGGGTCATTCAACCGTTTAATGAAAAACCTTCAGGAGTTCTTTTCACGTTTCACACGAATTTCTGAAAGTGCTTTATACCTAAAAGATTATTTCGATTTTATTGACATTTCAGTAGCCTCGAAAACCGAAGAAGACATGCCACTACCAAAAACCATTAAACAAGGTTTCGAATTTAAAAATGTGCATTTCTCATATCCCGGTTCAGACCATGAAATTTTAAAGGATATTAATTTCACCCTTAAAGCTGGAGAAAAATTGGCCTTTGTAGGGCAAAATGGCGCCGGTAAAACCACGTTAACCAAATTGTTATTGCGCTTTTACGAACCAACTTCGGGAGACATTTTGTTAGACGGCATTAACATTAACCGATTTAACAAAGCAGAATACCAAGCCTTTTTTGGGGTGATTTTTCAGGATTTCTTTAGATATGAATTTACTATTAAAGAAAATATTGCGATTGGGGATATCGATGAACTGGATAACCAGACAAAAATTGAAAACGCTGCCGAATTAAGTTTAGCCGATTCGGTGGTGAATGAATTAAAACATGGTTACAATCAGCAATTAGGGAAACGTTTCGCCAACGGACAAGACCTTTCTGGCGGGCAATGGCAAAAGGTTGCTTTGGCCCGTGCCTATATGAAAAATGCCGAAGTGATGATTTTAGATGAACCAACTTCTGCCTTAGATGCCAAAGCGGAAAGCGATGTGTTTACCCGTTTTATTGGCCTTACCGAAGGCAAAACCAGCATCATTATTTCACACCGTTTTAGTACTGTAAGACAAGCCGATCGCATTCTGGTTTTAGAAGACGGCAAAGTTCTGGAACTCGGCACCCACGAAGAACTTATGCGAAACGACAATTTATATGCTCATTTATTTTCGCTTCAGGCTGAAGGGTATCAATAA
- a CDS encoding DUF3078 domain-containing protein, with the protein MKKTLLLLALFIGMISVNAQTKEELEAQKKEKKAEADALAAEVKAIQAKIDALPGWRKGAFGTIGGSLSNFSNWYSQGTPNNQSGNIGFTLNAYANLIQEKFFWRNALTTNLNWVKLDDKDDPNDDSSFDPTTDVFNISSLYGRNITKSLAASGLMEYRTTLLDNFNNPGYLDLGIGATWTPINNLVVVIHPLNYNFVFSKGETIYESSLGAKIVADYTRTFGAVNFKTNLSMFQSYKSNDYSNWTWTNSFSYTLWKMIGVGFDFGLRNNRQEALDYALAQDPATATGFNDLDNKLQSYYTFGLSYKF; encoded by the coding sequence ATGAAAAAAACACTTTTACTCTTGGCATTATTTATTGGTATGATATCAGTTAATGCGCAAACAAAAGAAGAACTTGAAGCTCAAAAGAAAGAAAAAAAAGCTGAAGCCGACGCCCTAGCTGCCGAAGTTAAAGCCATACAAGCAAAAATAGATGCCCTACCGGGCTGGAGAAAAGGTGCCTTTGGTACTATTGGGGGAAGTCTCTCGAACTTTAGCAACTGGTATTCACAAGGCACACCAAACAATCAGTCGGGAAATATAGGCTTTACTTTAAATGCCTACGCTAATTTAATTCAGGAGAAATTCTTCTGGAGAAATGCCCTGACCACGAACTTAAACTGGGTAAAATTAGACGATAAAGACGACCCGAATGACGATAGTAGTTTCGACCCAACGACAGATGTGTTTAACATATCGTCGCTTTACGGTAGAAACATTACCAAATCGTTGGCGGCTTCCGGATTAATGGAATACCGCACCACCTTATTAGACAACTTCAACAATCCGGGATATTTAGATTTGGGTATTGGTGCCACCTGGACACCAATTAACAATTTAGTTGTGGTTATTCACCCGTTAAACTACAACTTTGTGTTTAGTAAAGGAGAAACCATTTACGAATCGTCTCTGGGAGCGAAAATTGTTGCCGATTACACCAGAACTTTTGGTGCTGTAAACTTTAAAACCAACTTATCAATGTTCCAGAGTTATAAGAGTAACGACTACTCAAACTGGACCTGGACCAACTCGTTTAGCTACACGCTATGGAAAATGATTGGAGTTGGTTTCGATTTTGGATTACGTAACAACAGACAGGAAGCGCTTGATTACGCTTTAGCACAAGACCCTGCAACCGCTACAGGGTTTAACGATTTAGATAACAAATTACAAAGTTATTACACCTTTGGGTTAAGTTATAAGTTCTAA
- a CDS encoding DUF59 domain-containing protein, translating to MSEAIDTADLGEKIVNVLKTIYDPEIPVDIYELGLIYDVFVNEDYDVKILMTLTTPNCPVAETLPLEVEEKIKSLNDVNSAEVEITFDPPWTQDLMSEEAKLELGML from the coding sequence ATGAGCGAAGCAATTGACACTGCCGATTTAGGCGAAAAAATAGTTAACGTTTTAAAAACCATTTATGACCCGGAAATTCCTGTCGACATCTATGAATTAGGGTTAATCTATGATGTTTTTGTAAATGAAGATTACGATGTTAAAATCTTAATGACTTTAACCACACCTAACTGTCCTGTAGCAGAAACGTTACCTCTTGAGGTTGAAGAAAAAATAAAATCATTAAACGATGTAAATAGTGCCGAGGTAGAAATCACTTTCGATCCGCCATGGACACAGGATTTAATGAGTGAAGAAGCCAAATTAGAATTGGGCATGCTTTAA
- a CDS encoding SufE family protein produces the protein MTIEEIQNEIIDEFSMFEDWEERYQYMIDLGKDLPLIDEQYKTDSNIIKGCQSKVWVHAEMQDDKVEFTADSDAIITKGIIAILIRVFSNQHPKDIIDADMSFIDKIGLKEHLSPTRANGLVSMIKQLKMYAIAYQTQIK, from the coding sequence GTGACTATAGAAGAAATTCAGAATGAAATTATTGACGAGTTCTCAATGTTTGAAGATTGGGAAGAACGTTATCAATATATGATTGATTTAGGGAAAGACCTACCCCTAATTGACGAGCAATATAAAACCGACAGCAATATTATTAAAGGTTGCCAGAGTAAAGTTTGGGTACATGCCGAAATGCAGGATGACAAAGTAGAATTTACTGCCGATAGTGATGCCATCATCACCAAAGGTATTATTGCTATTTTAATTCGTGTGTTTTCAAACCAGCACCCTAAAGACATTATCGATGCCGATATGAGTTTTATAGACAAAATTGGTTTAAAAGAACACTTATCACCTACCCGAGCCAACGGTTTGGTTAGCATGATAAAACAACTTAAAATGTATGCCATCGCATACCAGACACAAATAAAATAA
- a CDS encoding DUF5689 domain-containing protein has translation MKTTTIYLTLALSFVLALTSCVHDDDYSIPSVEVEEPNIKDEDKTTISIVKDMYAGGLVDFGESNNGGKLYIEGYVVSNDEAGNLYKVLIIQDKPEDPTAAIQLDVDVTSLYALYKPGQKVYIVLNDPDRKDSLGNKLSPLGMDEFNGVLHIGAIEGTSVGRISAFDFNKYIIRSAEVANIVPKVITPSEFSDNYINMLVQIDNMQLSSSEVGQPYGNADNTFTVNRYLKNCEDNSQTIIRNSGFADFKGKPFPAGQGSIVAVFSKYNSDYQLFIRDTEDVMFDGSRCDPLFEDSFSSGNLNKWTTYSVVGDQVWYYNTFGNPNDSATMSGYSSGNKDNEDWLISKAIDLSSVTSATLTFQTVKRYAGNDIELYMCTDYMGGDPTTDGTWVQLTADFDTNINSWSSWTDSGDVDVSAAAGGNLFIAFKYTSTTSASSTYEIDNVQVFGE, from the coding sequence ATGAAAACGACGACTATATATTTAACTCTGGCACTAAGTTTTGTGCTGGCCTTGACATCCTGTGTGCATGACGACGATTATTCGATACCTAGTGTAGAAGTTGAAGAACCAAATATTAAGGATGAAGACAAGACAACGATTTCTATTGTAAAAGATATGTATGCCGGGGGTCTGGTAGATTTTGGAGAGTCTAATAATGGAGGGAAACTATATATAGAAGGTTATGTGGTATCTAACGATGAAGCCGGTAACTTATATAAAGTATTAATCATTCAGGATAAACCTGAAGATCCGACGGCAGCGATTCAGTTGGATGTTGATGTTACCTCCTTGTATGCCTTATATAAACCGGGGCAAAAAGTTTATATTGTTCTAAATGATCCTGATAGAAAGGATAGTTTAGGTAACAAGTTATCACCTTTAGGTATGGATGAGTTTAATGGTGTTTTACATATTGGAGCGATTGAAGGGACCAGTGTTGGCAGAATTTCTGCTTTTGATTTTAACAAGTATATTATTCGTTCAGCTGAAGTAGCTAACATTGTTCCAAAAGTTATTACCCCATCTGAGTTTAGCGACAATTATATAAACATGTTGGTTCAGATTGATAATATGCAGTTAAGTAGTTCTGAAGTAGGACAGCCGTACGGTAATGCGGATAATACCTTTACAGTTAACAGATATTTAAAAAACTGTGAAGATAATTCACAAACTATTATAAGAAACAGTGGTTTTGCTGATTTTAAAGGCAAACCTTTTCCTGCAGGTCAAGGGTCTATTGTAGCGGTTTTTAGCAAGTATAATTCAGATTATCAGCTGTTCATTCGCGATACCGAGGATGTGATGTTCGATGGAAGCCGTTGCGATCCGTTATTTGAAGATTCTTTTTCTTCCGGAAATTTGAATAAATGGACAACCTACAGTGTTGTTGGAGATCAGGTTTGGTATTACAATACCTTTGGAAATCCAAACGATAGTGCTACCATGTCGGGTTATAGTAGTGGTAACAAAGACAATGAAGATTGGTTAATATCAAAAGCTATTGATTTATCGAGTGTAACTTCAGCAACATTAACGTTCCAGACGGTGAAGCGTTATGCTGGTAATGATATTGAATTGTACATGTGCACAGATTATATGGGCGGCGACCCAACAACCGATGGTACCTGGGTGCAACTAACCGCCGATTTCGATACCAATATAAACAGCTGGTCCTCATGGACCGATTCTGGTGATGTCGATGTATCGGCCGCTGCCGGAGGAAATTTATTTATTGCGTTTAAATATACATCTACCACTTCTGCTTCTTCAACCTATGAAATTGATAATGTTCAGGTGTTTGGTGAATAG
- a CDS encoding endonuclease/exonuclease/phosphatase family protein, with the protein MTDFDDVEVRPELHTTAFYNLENLFDIYDDQYTNDNDFLPISKKKWTPKRYENKLRKLSYAISNIGRKETGKHPALIGIAEVENATAIEALIKYKHLEDYNYGYVHYNSPDERGIDVALIYDRDVFEVSNSETYTITLFDDDGSQDYTRDILLVSGLLDGLPVKVLVNHWSSRREGEKETEPKRIVASKRLSEVIDELRQVQPEAKLIIMGDFNDDPSSISIKSLVEAQNLYNPMETLRSYSRGTTYHSRQWNLFDQIIISTNFFENTPNSLEFYSANIFDEDFLKQFDGKFKGTPFRTYVGTKYHGGYSDHFPVYAIFKKN; encoded by the coding sequence ATGACCGATTTTGATGATGTTGAAGTAAGACCTGAGTTACACACTACGGCATTTTACAATCTTGAAAACCTGTTCGATATTTACGACGATCAATATACCAACGATAACGATTTTTTACCCATTTCTAAAAAAAAGTGGACACCAAAGCGTTACGAAAATAAGCTACGAAAATTAAGTTATGCCATTTCTAATATCGGGCGGAAGGAAACTGGAAAACATCCGGCATTAATTGGAATCGCAGAAGTTGAAAATGCTACCGCCATTGAAGCCTTAATTAAATACAAACATTTAGAGGATTATAATTACGGTTATGTACATTATAACTCACCCGACGAGCGCGGTATTGATGTGGCGTTAATTTATGATCGAGATGTATTTGAAGTCTCCAATTCTGAAACCTATACCATAACTTTATTTGACGATGATGGCTCACAGGATTATACCCGAGACATTTTACTGGTTTCTGGTTTATTAGATGGCTTACCAGTTAAGGTGCTTGTTAATCACTGGTCGTCGAGGCGTGAAGGTGAAAAAGAGACAGAACCTAAACGCATTGTGGCATCAAAACGTTTAAGTGAAGTTATTGATGAATTAAGACAAGTACAACCTGAAGCCAAACTTATTATTATGGGCGATTTTAACGACGATCCATCAAGCATAAGTATTAAATCGTTGGTTGAGGCACAAAACCTGTACAACCCTATGGAAACGCTTCGCTCGTATAGCCGCGGAACAACGTACCATAGCCGCCAATGGAATTTATTCGACCAGATTATCATTTCTACAAACTTCTTTGAAAACACCCCTAATAGCTTAGAATTTTATTCCGCAAATATTTTCGATGAAGACTTTTTAAAACAATTTGATGGAAAATTTAAAGGCACACCATTCAGAACGTATGTAGGCACTAAATATCACGGTGGTTACAGCGACCATTTTCCGGTATACGCTATTTTTAAGAAAAACTAA